Part of the Sphaerochaeta associata genome is shown below.
TCTGGGACTACCCCTATCGCTGATGGGCGTCGGTGCAGTGCTCGGTCTTCAGAGACAGAAGCTCTCCGAGGGCAAGGATCTGATCAGATACTTCTGCACCCCATGCAATCCTACTATCACCAACGGCGGACGTACCAGGAATGCAGCTGATGATGCACCTGACAAATGGAAATTGTTCATCGAGTACAACAAGCGCGATGTCGAGGTTGAGATTGCCATCCATCAGCGCCTCTGTCGATTTCCGGTTCCCGATGCCATCTGGGATGAGTACCACCTTGATCAAGGCATCAACGACCGGGGTGTGTTGATCGACAAGAATCTCGTGGGTAATGCAATCAGGATGGATAAACGTGCCCGAGAAGAGTTGATTGCGAGGATGAAGGATCTCACTGATTTGGAGAATCCCAACTCGGTATCCCAGGTAAAGACCTGGCTGTCAGAGAACGGTCTTGAAGTCGATTCTCTTGGCAAGAAGGATGTGAAGGCAGCTTTGCAGGATGCCCCGCGCCAGATACAGGAAGTGCTCGAGCTCAGGCTTCAGCTTGCCAAGTCGTCGGTGAAGAAGTACCAGGCGATGGAAAACGCAGTTTGCAGCGATGGCAGGACTAGGGGCATGTTCCAGTTCTACGGGGCAAACCGTACCGGGCGGTGGGCCGGAAGACTCGTGCAAATGCAAAATCTACCCCAGAACCATCTGGAGGATCTGGAGACTGCAAGAACCTTGGTGAATAGCGGTGGGTATGAAGCGGTGCAGATGTTGTATTCCGATGTTCCCAACACATTGTCACAGTTGGTCCGTACTGCATTCATCCCCAGAAACGGATATCGATTCATTGTTTCGGACTTCTCAGCCATCGAAGCAAGAGTGCTCTCCTGGCTTGCAGGGGAAACCTGGCGCATGGAGGTCTTTGCGGGCAATGGCGACATCTACTGTGCATCGGCTTCACAAATGTTCAAGGTCCCTGTAGAGAAGCATGGCCAGAATGCCCATCTGAGGCAGAAAGGGAAAATTGCCGAATTGGCACTCGGTTACGGCGGATCGGTAGGAGCTCTGAAGGCGATGGGCGCCCTGGATATGGGCCTTGAAGAGAATGAGCTCAAGCCATTGGTGGATGTGTGGCGGCAATCCAATCCAAACATCGTCCAGCTTTGGTGGAATGTGGACAAGGTGGTTAAGGAAGCGGTCAAGGATAGGATGTCGACCAACACACATGGCATCAGGTTCTCGTATGAGAGTGGCTTCCTGTTCATCACGTTGCCATCAGGCAGACGGCTTGCCTACGTGAAACCCCGTATGGGTACCAATGATTTTGGCAGCGATTGTGTGACCTATGAGGGCGTGGGAGCCACAAAGAAATGGGAACGCATCGAAACCTATGGGCCCAAGGTGGTGGAAAACATCGTGCAGGCAATCAGCCGTGACATTCTCTGCTACTCGATGCAGCAACTCAAGGATCATCGGATCTGCATGCACATCCATGACGAGATTGTCATCGAGGCACCTGATGAAGTGGAACTGAAAGACATCGAGGCTTCCATGGCGGCATCGCCATCATGGGCGGATGGATTGCTGCTCAATGCGGATGGCTTTGAGACCAAATTTTACAAGAAGGACTGAATATGAATATTCGCAACAAGGAAGGATATATGGATAGGACCCCTTATGAGGCCATGAAGGCTATTGAGAAACAAGCTAGACCACACTTTGATTATCATCCCATGGTATATATCTGCTCCCCGTATGCTGGAAATATCGAAGAGAATGTGTTCCATGCCCGACGTTACAGCCGTTTTGCAGTCGAAAAAGGTTATCTCCCGATAACCCCTCACCTGCTCTATCCACAGTTTCTTGATGACGGTCTTCAGAGCGAACGCGATCTGGGCATGTTCTTCGGCATTGTGCTCATGAGTAAATGTTCGGAGGTTTGGGTGTTTGGTGAAAGGATCAGTACAGGAATGCAAATTGAGATTGAGAGGGCTCGCTGCAAGGGATACAAGGTGAGATTTTTCGGCAGTGATTGTATAGAACTCAGTTGCAAGAAGGATTAATAATCTGAATCTTAAGTTGCTTATCAAACAGTCAAAATAACCAATCTGCATGACTAAACACAAATAGTAATATTTATCAATCAAACATTTGACAAAATCAGCATCAGACGAAAACAATGCTAAAATTAAATGGGCTAAATAATATGCATAATATTTTTGCCCCATCATTCATAGTATGTTACAATTTATTTTTAGAATAAGGATAAATCATGATTGATAATGATGTTGTACCTTTAGAATCTCAAGAACTTGCTGCCGAAACGGCAATTTTTACAAGTTATTTAGAAAAATTTGGTCTACCAACAGAGAATATTATCGCTACCACGGATGAAAGGAAAATTGTAGGACAAAATTTACCGAGCTTTCTTGAAGCTCTCCCAATTGAGGAAAAGCGAGAAGCACGATACTTATCAAAGTTTATCGGTGCAACTGCAATTGGTCTATTTGATGCTGCCTTGAACTATGTTTGGAACGAAGTTGTCCTGAATCTTAGAAAAAAAGCAACAATCTACGGTATTGATTTATTTTTTGACGCGTCAGTTGGGGGTTCGAACAGAGCTTCATATAAGGATGTATCTGATCTAGGAGGTCTAAAAGATAGCGTTCTTCTGGATACTTGTCGTAAACTAGAGCTAATCTCTGATATAGTCTATCGCAAGCTTGACCACATTCTAACTATGCGAAACGAAGTAGCTGCTTCACATCCAAATGTAGAAAGCATTGGTGGATTTGAGTTATTAGGTTGGCTCCAAACTTGCGTAAAGGATGTACTACAAGATAGGCCATCAGATTCTGCAATAAGAATCCGCGCCTTGGTGGACAATTTGAAATCTAGGCAAGATGTAATAGATAAAGATTCCATAACACGCATCTCACATGAATTAACTAATCTTTCATTAGCTCACGTTCACAACCTTCTAGTAAGCATTTTCGGTATGTTTGTTGACCCCTCCACGAGTCAGATTCTTAGAAAAAACATTTCTCTTATAGCAATAGACGTTTGGAATTGCGCAGACACGACAGTAAAGTATAAAATTGGTGCAATGATAGATGGCTATCGAACAAACCTACAACAAGATCGTCTTGAAAAAGGAATTTTATTCCTAACAACTGTTGATGGAAGAATGTATGAAACCCTTCCCGCAAAAACAGTCGCTCTCGAGACGTTAGCTGATAAGCTGGAAGATGCTCATGAAGGTTGGGATAACTACTATAATGAACCGCCGATAATGCAGGAGATTTTTGGATACTGCCGATCTTCAAATGATATTCCTAAAGAAATATTACCAAAACTGATCAGAGTAGTATTCCGCTGTCGAATTGGACGTGGCCTTACTTATCGTAGTGGCGTAAGTCCTGACGGAAGACCTCTCTATGATAATTTCTTTTCTTTGATGGATGATGATGGGATTATCAATTGTATTCTTATAATTTTCCACCCAACTATCAACTCTAAACTCAACAATACTATTTGCCAAAATCATTTAGAGGCAATTTTAAAAATTTTACGACCGTTAGCAATCTCAGACCGTCTTAAAGAGATCCTTGAATTCCTAATTAGCGACATACCGAATGCAAGTAAAGCAAACAGAAACCCAAGATTCCGAGAGCTTTCTTCCCCATTCATTAGTTGGTAATAAACAAAGAATTCAGCGAATCTTACATAACTAAAAAAAGGTTACTAACTCTAGAGGGTCCATAATATTTGTCCCACTACCTATATGCAGATCTCACTTTATTACATGAGTTTTATGTGTTTTTATACTATAAAAGCCCCACGAGTCTCTTAAATTCTTCTTTGATAAGGAGAAAGATATATTGGTGCTGATTATGACAGGCTTATAATACAGTATAAATTATACTACAAATTCAACAGATAGATACATAGCTTAGGGAATGCTATTTCATTTAGATAGAATCATTTAGTCCCATGAAAATGAGTTTATAGTATAAAGCTGATTAAAAGTCACGTTTATTAGAGAGTCTAGACTTCTTCTCTGTATAAAATTTTGTAATGCTTAAGTGCTTTTTCTTTATTTTCATTTATAAAATTAAATAGTTCCCTATAGGTGGTTATTGTCAAAGATCCAATTACTTCAAGACTATCATTGATAATTGGCAAAACGAAAGGAAGATTCTTTGTATACGTACTTACCAAGTCATCACCTGGGCCAAGTTCACATATTGGTCGATATGCTTGATGAACCAAAATCCATTTCTTTGAGTCTATTGCTCCACCATCAGCTACCCGTTTACCAGGGTAATCCCAATATGGAAATAAGGGGTCAGCATACTTCCTATATTTTCTTGCCAGAGCTTTTTTCCATCTCTCAAAATACTGATTCTCAATATCTTTCAACGTCACAAGTTTAATGTTAGTTTTCATGGCTGCATCGATGCATCCTTGCTGAAACCCCACCTTTGACACGATATAACCAAGGTTAGCACCATAGTCATTCAATACTGTTCGGAAAGAATGAATTACCTCTTGATCAATTGGCCTATTCCAAAACTTACATTCAACTAGTATTACAGGTTTATACTCACTTTCAACATCTTGGACAAACACATCAATTTCTTTTTTGCCCCGTACAAGCTCAACTACTTTTGAAACTTCAGCGTTAAATCCACATTCACTGAACAATTGCCCTACAAATTTTTGGAGTTCTTTCCAGTCTTTCGGTTCTCGATCAAATATCATAACAACCCCTACGTCAAATATTGTCTCCTATCACATCATCCGATACAGCTGAAGTTAATATTCATTGAAACACTGCCTTCGTTTTTCACAGCATTAGCATTTCATTTTCTGTCCCTACTGAATATTTAAACAATTTACTACCCATACTCTACAGTATCTAAACAACCTCATCTACTAAATATCTCCGGGAAAATAAGTTCTTGATTAGAAATCTGGGTGAATAATTTTATATCCTTACAATATTTTTACCATCTTCGCACACAATGACGTACTGTGGTACAGGGGATCATCTTTTTTGCAATTCTAAAGGGAGGCGTTCTTGCTGGTAGATAAGAAGTACATACCCGGCATGAATAGGCTCCATCTAAACGCAATGAAAATCGAGATTTATGGGACTCGTTGTAGCGGATAAAAGGTTAGATATTTCAGGGATGATTGCAGGGAATATCCACCTTAAACTTTGCGACACGATCTGTACTGAAGCTACTTGCTAGGAAGTTCTTGCACTATAACAAGTCATTTTCAGATGATGGTATTTATCACACTCTCTAATTGTATTTCGTAAAAATTTGGCTGCTTTATGTATCTCCGATGGATTGTGAGGATGTGTGGCCTTATGTGATAAGATGTTACAAACAGAAAGGAGTAAATCAAGTTTTTGTTTCTTACTATTTGACAAATCACTAATCTCACACTTGAATAAGGCTTTAGCGATGTCCCCAGTATGAGTTGCAGTAGCATAGTCTAGGTTTACATTGAATTTGACATACTCCTCCAAAACTCTTCTCATCGTATTTGGCATGTGAAGTGATTCTTGGGGAGGAATTTCTTCAACTTTCTTGTTGCAGAAAGCGTCCACCTCGCAATACATTTGCATATATGGACTTAGTAGCTTGGATCCTTCAATTTCATTAATCCTGCTTACTTGAGATTCCTTTTTAATCTCAAAAAATGCATAGGTATCTCTATCATTCCGACCATATGTCATGGCACAAAAATCATCCCAAGAGTGAGTGAGAATATAGATCTTAGGCAAATCATAATCCAGCAGAGATTTTATTAGTTCTAATATATAGAATTTATTATTGTCATCTAAACTGGATATTGGATCATCCAATACAATGCCTTCAATATCTTCCTTCAACGAGATTTCGTTGTCATCAAGCATTTCGTAGTAGAAATAAATCAATGAAAGCAAATTCCGTTCTCCTTCACTGACATCATCTAGTCGCAATGTGGTTCCATCATTATGTTCGAGACGATATACATCCCCATCCAACTTGAGAAAGAAATCCAGGTTCATATCCCTCAATGTCGCATTCAAAAATCTGGCGAAATTAGACAAATCCGATTTTTCCGCTGTAAGGATCTCATTCTTATTCTCAAGGTCTGCCTTTTCCTTTTTAAGTCTTTGGACCTCATCTTCCCACTCAGCAATCTTTGCTAAATTTTCATTAACGATCTTTGAATTCTTTAATTCATACCCAATAGCACCTTTGACAAGAAGCTCTAACCGGTTTACCTTTTCAAGAATATTTTGTGAGTAGGCAATCTTAGAATCTTTTATGAATCTAACGCTATTGTTGACATCTAGAATTGCTTTCTTAAGTGAGTCAATCTCAATTGAAACTGATAAATCCATCCTATCAGTTTTCAAATCAACAGCAGAGAGAGCATTATGAATCTCTCTTTCCGCGGCACTTATTACATTAAAATGATTGTCATCCTCTTGTTGAAGAAACAAGTCTCTATATTTACCAAAATTCCTTTTTAATTCCTCAACTACTTGTTGAATAGCCACTAGTTCGTGATGAATCTCTGTTAGCTGCCTAGAGGCCTTTTGTTTCTCATTCTGTAAATATGAGGTTATATGATCATAAATATCATCGTAATGGATTGAGGATCCACAAAATTCGCACTTTGTTTTTCCCTTATGAATTTTTAGTCCTGTTTCCAACCAAGAAATTATTTCTTGGCTAGGAATATCAATATCCTTGAAATTTTTGCTGAGCAGCTCACTCAAATTTTCAATCTTCAGCTTATTAATATCTATAGTATCAGGAACTATACATAAATTAACATTCTCACTCTCCACAGAAAAATTTGCATCACCAGTAATTTCATTATATTTTTCATCTGGAAATAATTTTATGCTGTCGTCATAATCCTTAATCCATAAATTGACTTTCTCATGTACCGTCTTTGCTTTAGGCTTATTGTGAATTTTATTATTTGTTCCCCTCCTTCGATTTAAAACATCTTCCATGAACTTTTCTGTGGTCTGAATAGAATCTTTTATTTTTTCATCATATCGGTTCATCTGTACTTTCCGGTCGTTGATTGCACTCAGGTTACCTTCGATTTGCTGCTCAATATCTACATTCTTCTTTCCAAAATTTGAGATTACACCGCGGATTCTGCCATCCTTCAGTGAAAGGGTTTCCTTCACATAGTTCTCACTGAAAATTCGGAAATGCTTTGGATTATGTTTTCTGAAAAAATTGGCTTGTAGTATATTCGCAAGAGAACTTTTCCCTGAACCGTTTAGACCAAATATAATATTCTTTTGTTTAAAATTAACTTCATCAATATTCGAATTCAACTTCCAAGACTTCAAAATTCTCTCATCTAAACCTTCTGACATGATTCGGCCACCTAAAATTAGTTAATTCATTAAATTGTTAACAAATAAAGATTACAGCGCAATCAGACCAAACTCAATCTTTTTTTCGACAACAGTACTATTTATCACTCATCCTATCAGAATTGAGCTTAAGTAATAGCTAATCTTCCACAATCATGGGTACGGTTTTTCGGTGGTAGGTAAGGAGTG
Proteins encoded:
- a CDS encoding AAA family ATPase encodes the protein MSEGLDERILKSWKLNSNIDEVNFKQKNIIFGLNGSGKSSLANILQANFFRKHNPKHFRIFSENYVKETLSLKDGRIRGVISNFGKKNVDIEQQIEGNLSAINDRKVQMNRYDEKIKDSIQTTEKFMEDVLNRRRGTNNKIHNKPKAKTVHEKVNLWIKDYDDSIKLFPDEKYNEITGDANFSVESENVNLCIVPDTIDINKLKIENLSELLSKNFKDIDIPSQEIISWLETGLKIHKGKTKCEFCGSSIHYDDIYDHITSYLQNEKQKASRQLTEIHHELVAIQQVVEELKRNFGKYRDLFLQQEDDNHFNVISAAEREIHNALSAVDLKTDRMDLSVSIEIDSLKKAILDVNNSVRFIKDSKIAYSQNILEKVNRLELLVKGAIGYELKNSKIVNENLAKIAEWEDEVQRLKKEKADLENKNEILTAEKSDLSNFARFLNATLRDMNLDFFLKLDGDVYRLEHNDGTTLRLDDVSEGERNLLSLIYFYYEMLDDNEISLKEDIEGIVLDDPISSLDDNNKFYILELIKSLLDYDLPKIYILTHSWDDFCAMTYGRNDRDTYAFFEIKKESQVSRINEIEGSKLLSPYMQMYCEVDAFCNKKVEEIPPQESLHMPNTMRRVLEEYVKFNVNLDYATATHTGDIAKALFKCEISDLSNSKKQKLDLLLSVCNILSHKATHPHNPSEIHKAAKFLRNTIRECDKYHHLKMTCYSARTS
- a CDS encoding restriction endonuclease; protein product: MIFDREPKDWKELQKFVGQLFSECGFNAEVSKVVELVRGKKEIDVFVQDVESEYKPVILVECKFWNRPIDQEVIHSFRTVLNDYGANLGYIVSKVGFQQGCIDAAMKTNIKLVTLKDIENQYFERWKKALARKYRKYADPLFPYWDYPGKRVADGGAIDSKKWILVHQAYRPICELGPGDDLVSTYTKNLPFVLPIINDSLEVIGSLTITTYRELFNFINENKEKALKHYKILYREEV
- a CDS encoding DNA polymerase, producing the protein MNYLSIDIETYSSINLAKSGVYRYCEAEDFEILLFGYSVDGGEVKVVDLARGEKIPKNIFSAISDDGIIKWAFNATFERICLSRHLGLPTGTYLDPVSWRCTMIWSAYLGLPLSLMGVGAVLGLQRQKLSEGKDLIRYFCTPCNPTITNGGRTRNAADDAPDKWKLFIEYNKRDVEVEIAIHQRLCRFPVPDAIWDEYHLDQGINDRGVLIDKNLVGNAIRMDKRAREELIARMKDLTDLENPNSVSQVKTWLSENGLEVDSLGKKDVKAALQDAPRQIQEVLELRLQLAKSSVKKYQAMENAVCSDGRTRGMFQFYGANRTGRWAGRLVQMQNLPQNHLEDLETARTLVNSGGYEAVQMLYSDVPNTLSQLVRTAFIPRNGYRFIVSDFSAIEARVLSWLAGETWRMEVFAGNGDIYCASASQMFKVPVEKHGQNAHLRQKGKIAELALGYGGSVGALKAMGALDMGLEENELKPLVDVWRQSNPNIVQLWWNVDKVVKEAVKDRMSTNTHGIRFSYESGFLFITLPSGRRLAYVKPRMGTNDFGSDCVTYEGVGATKKWERIETYGPKVVENIVQAISRDILCYSMQQLKDHRICMHIHDEIVIEAPDEVELKDIEASMAASPSWADGLLLNADGFETKFYKKD
- a CDS encoding DUF4406 domain-containing protein gives rise to the protein MDRTPYEAMKAIEKQARPHFDYHPMVYICSPYAGNIEENVFHARRYSRFAVEKGYLPITPHLLYPQFLDDGLQSERDLGMFFGIVLMSKCSEVWVFGERISTGMQIEIERARCKGYKVRFFGSDCIELSCKKD